A portion of the Luxibacter massiliensis genome contains these proteins:
- a CDS encoding KOW domain-containing RNA-binding protein has translation MLFKPGMLVKSKAGRDKGCIYVIIDVNAEYIYLADGVKRPVCRGKKKNRKHLQAIRRNISQPASDDEAIRNVISEYLCLGEKRNSGEPNMQED, from the coding sequence ATGCTGTTTAAACCAGGAATGCTTGTCAAGTCTAAGGCTGGGCGTGATAAAGGCTGTATATATGTTATAATTGATGTCAATGCTGAATATATATATCTGGCAGACGGCGTGAAAAGACCTGTCTGCCGGGGCAAAAAGAAGAACAGAAAACATCTGCAGGCCATTAGGAGGAATATTTCTCAGCCTGCCTCAGATGATGAAGCAATCAGAAATGTAATAAGTGAGTATTTATGTTTGGGTGAGAAGAGGAATAGCGGAGAGCCGAACATGCAGGAGGATTAA
- the infA gene encoding translation initiation factor IF-1, giving the protein MSKTDVIEIEGVVAEKLPNAMFKVELENGHIVLAHISGKLRMNFIKILPGDKVTLEMSPYDLSKGRIVWRDK; this is encoded by the coding sequence ATGTCAAAAACTGACGTGATTGAAATTGAAGGAGTCGTGGCCGAGAAACTGCCAAACGCAATGTTTAAGGTGGAGCTGGAGAATGGACATATCGTGCTGGCCCATATCAGCGGGAAATTACGTATGAATTTTATTAAAATATTGCCGGGAGATAAAGTGACATTGGAGATGTCCCCATATGATCTCAGTAAGGGGAGAATTGTCTGGAGAGATAAGTAA
- the rpmJ gene encoding 50S ribosomal protein L36 has protein sequence MKVRSSVKPICEKCKIIKRKGSIRVICENPKHKQRQG, from the coding sequence ATGAAGGTTAGATCATCAGTAAAACCAATCTGTGAAAAATGCAAAATTATTAAAAGAAAAGGAAGCATCAGAGTAATCTGTGAAAATCCGAAGCACAAACAAAGACAGGGATAA
- the rpsM gene encoding 30S ribosomal protein S13, producing MARIAGVDLPRDKRVEIGLTYIYGIGRVSAGRILAAAGVNPDTRVRDLTSEEVKKISEVIDETQVVEGDLRREIQLNIKRLKEIGCYRGIRHRKGLPVRGQKTKTNARTCKGPKRTVANKKK from the coding sequence ATGGCTCGTATTGCAGGTGTAGACTTACCAAGAGACAAACGTGTAGAAATTGGCTTGACTTATATTTATGGAATTGGAAGAGTAAGTGCAGGCCGTATCTTAGCAGCGGCAGGAGTAAACCCTGATACCCGCGTAAGAGATCTGACAAGTGAAGAAGTAAAGAAAATCAGCGAAGTGATTGATGAGACACAGGTAGTAGAAGGTGATCTCAGAAGAGAGATCCAGCTGAATATTAAGAGACTGAAAGAAATCGGCTGTTATCGTGGAATCCGCCACAGAAAAGGCCTTCCGGTGCGCGGCCAAAAGACCAAGACTAATGCAAGAACTTGCAAAGGTCCAAAGAGAACTGTAGCGAATAAGAAAAAATAA
- the rpsK gene encoding 30S ribosomal protein S11 yields MAKKVTKKVTKKRVKKNVERGQAHIQSSFNNTIVTLTDTQGNALSWASAGGLGFRGSRKSTPYAAQMAAETAAKAALIYGLKTVDVFVKGPGSGREAAIRALQACGIDVTSIKDVTPVPHNGCRPPKRRRV; encoded by the coding sequence ATGGCTAAGAAAGTTACCAAAAAAGTGACAAAAAAACGTGTCAAGAAAAACGTTGAACGGGGACAAGCACACATCCAGTCATCTTTTAATAACACCATAGTGACATTAACAGATACACAGGGAAATGCTCTTTCATGGGCAAGTGCAGGCGGTCTGGGTTTTAGAGGTTCAAGGAAATCTACTCCATATGCAGCACAGATGGCAGCAGAGACAGCAGCAAAGGCAGCATTAATATATGGTCTTAAAACAGTAGATGTTTTTGTAAAGGGTCCAGGATCAGGCAGGGAGGCAGCCATCCGCGCACTTCAGGCATGCGGTATTGATGTTACAAGCATCAAAGACGTAACGCCGGTGCCACATAATGGATGCCGTCCGCCAAAGCGCAGAAGAGTATAG